A stretch of the Porifericola rhodea genome encodes the following:
- a CDS encoding cytochrome c oxidase subunit 3 yields MQQQNKNNTEEKSREGAMARLEKIHPHKMLLYLTIFGSSLVFLFMITAYTFSRPEADYINFTMPKAFIVSLVLLLFSSFAISKALPAFKKDQIKEVKRSIEVALLLGLAFTISQYIGWYELNQSGIRLTGKDSGSYLYIISGLHIIHLAGGLVLLTLAYTKINTVYRDPVKSLIVITNPYQRVRLEMLVTYWHFVDALWILLFFYFLFSF; encoded by the coding sequence ATGCAGCAGCAAAATAAAAACAATACAGAGGAAAAAAGTAGAGAAGGCGCAATGGCGAGGTTGGAAAAAATCCATCCTCATAAAATGCTGCTCTATCTTACCATTTTTGGCAGCTCACTCGTTTTTCTATTTATGATAACTGCCTATACCTTTAGCCGACCAGAGGCAGACTACATTAACTTTACTATGCCTAAGGCTTTTATTGTTAGTTTAGTTCTTCTATTATTTTCCAGCTTTGCGATTTCCAAAGCACTTCCTGCTTTTAAGAAAGATCAGATTAAAGAAGTAAAAAGATCTATTGAAGTAGCACTTTTGTTAGGACTTGCCTTTACAATAAGCCAGTATATCGGCTGGTATGAACTAAATCAGTCAGGTATCCGACTTACGGGAAAAGACTCGGGTTCATATCTGTATATAATTTCTGGCCTTCATATCATTCACCTGGCCGGCGGGCTTGTGCTACTCACTTTAGCCTACACAAAAATTAATACTGTATATCGTGATCCGGTAAAAAGCCTGATTGTAATTACTAACCCATACCAGAGAGTACGTTTAGAAATGCTTGTAACCTATTGGCATTTTGTAGATGCCCTCTGGATACTGCTTTTCTTTTACTTCCTTTTTAGCTTTTAG
- the mfd gene encoding transcription-repair coupling factor: MQIQHFIDLYSSDSLIHTLATRVKNDSGNFIQIKGLVGSLDAIIASALYKIHGQNHVFVLSDKEEAAYFHNDLQNLNKDQEILLFPSSYKKPYQLEETENANVLMRAEILNRINNPLTKGEMIVTYPDALAEKVINKKSLQQNTFAVKAGDKLDTQFLSELLISYDFEKTDFVYEAGQFAIRGGIVDIFSYAHEMPYRLELFGNEVESIRIFDVENQLSQDEVERLSIIPNVQTKLLQEERQSFVDFLPGENTNIWFKDFEQTTDIINSFFAKAEESFDKIMNASGNTQIISQPEILFETATGFNKSIEQLTKIEFGNRYYSKTDLVFKIDSEPQPSFNKNFELLVDNIRTLYENSVQVFISSDSEHQIERLTTIFEELDSSISFEPLYVSLRQGFIDKNMQLSCYTDHQLFDRFHRYKTRSAHAKSRALTLQELRSLNTGDYVVHIDHGIGRFAGLEKVDVGGKEQEAVRLVYRDNDLLYVSIHSLHKISKYSGQESAPPSISKLGSPEWENKKKKAKKKVKDIAKDLINLYAKRKASHGYAFKKDTFLQAELESSFIYEDTPDQAKATEDVKSDMLQPYPMDRLVCGDVGFGKTEVAIRAAFKAINDGKQVAVLVPTTILAMQHYQTFKDRLSNFPVTVDYINRFKSAKNIKDILKNTAEGKVDILIGTHRIVNKDVVFKDLGLMIIDEEQKFGVKVKERLKELRVNVDALTLTATPIPRTLHFSLMGARDLSIISTPPPNRRPVTTEIHTFSEELIRDAVSYELRRGGQVFFVHNRVQNIEEVANIILRLVPDSRVGVAHGQMDGSKLEKTMLRFIDGEFDVLVCTNIIESGLDISNANTILINNAHMFGLSDLHQMRGRVGRSNRKAFCYLLAPPTIGLTADARKRLSTLEEFSELGDGFKVAMRDLDIRGAGNLLGAEQSGFISDLGFDMYHKILDETVQELKETEFKDLFTKELSEQVKPLVQDCTIETDLEILIPEEYVNSTTERLSLYSKLDNLKNEDELKAFQLMLEDRFGPIPEPVQELISTVRLRWKAEKLGFEKLMLKNATVKCYFATSDNQEYFNSETFGKILQFVQQHSKSCRLKETKKRLILVVQNIENTYKAIELLDAML, translated from the coding sequence GTGCAGATTCAGCATTTCATTGATCTTTACTCTTCTGATAGTCTTATACATACGCTGGCTACCCGGGTAAAAAACGATTCTGGAAATTTTATTCAAATAAAAGGATTAGTAGGAAGCCTGGATGCCATCATTGCTTCAGCACTTTATAAAATACACGGTCAAAATCACGTATTTGTTTTAAGCGATAAAGAAGAAGCCGCTTATTTTCATAACGATCTCCAAAACCTGAACAAAGATCAGGAAATATTACTTTTTCCCTCTTCTTACAAAAAGCCTTATCAGCTGGAAGAGACAGAAAATGCAAATGTACTGATGCGGGCAGAGATACTAAATCGCATTAACAACCCTCTCACCAAAGGTGAAATGATTGTTACTTACCCCGATGCATTAGCAGAAAAGGTAATCAACAAGAAATCGCTTCAACAAAACACATTTGCAGTAAAGGCAGGCGACAAACTAGATACTCAATTTTTAAGTGAGCTTTTGATTTCTTATGATTTTGAGAAAACAGATTTTGTTTATGAAGCAGGGCAGTTTGCCATTCGTGGTGGTATAGTAGATATTTTTTCTTATGCCCATGAAATGCCCTATCGTTTGGAGCTTTTTGGCAACGAGGTAGAGAGTATCCGTATTTTTGATGTTGAAAACCAGTTATCGCAAGATGAAGTAGAACGCCTGAGTATTATTCCTAATGTTCAGACTAAACTACTACAGGAAGAACGTCAGTCATTTGTAGATTTTCTTCCTGGTGAGAATACCAATATCTGGTTTAAAGATTTTGAGCAGACAACTGATATTATTAACAGCTTTTTTGCTAAAGCAGAAGAAAGCTTCGACAAAATCATGAATGCTTCGGGAAACACGCAAATAATTTCCCAACCTGAAATTCTCTTTGAAACAGCTACTGGTTTCAATAAAAGCATAGAGCAGCTTACTAAAATTGAGTTTGGCAACCGCTACTATAGTAAAACCGATCTGGTATTTAAAATTGATAGCGAACCACAGCCCTCTTTCAACAAAAACTTTGAGTTGTTGGTAGATAACATCCGTACGCTATACGAAAATAGCGTACAGGTTTTTATTTCTTCCGACTCTGAGCATCAAATAGAAAGACTCACTACCATATTTGAGGAGCTAGACTCCTCTATATCATTTGAGCCACTTTACGTATCTCTCCGGCAGGGCTTTATCGACAAAAACATGCAGCTTAGCTGTTATACAGATCATCAGCTTTTTGACCGCTTTCATAGATACAAAACACGAAGTGCCCATGCTAAATCCAGAGCATTAACACTGCAAGAGCTTCGTTCATTAAATACTGGTGATTATGTAGTACACATAGATCATGGTATCGGGCGCTTTGCCGGTCTAGAAAAAGTAGATGTAGGAGGCAAAGAGCAGGAAGCTGTACGTCTGGTTTATCGTGATAATGACTTACTTTATGTAAGTATACATTCCCTTCACAAGATTTCTAAATACAGTGGACAGGAAAGCGCACCTCCCTCTATTAGTAAATTGGGCTCTCCAGAGTGGGAAAATAAAAAGAAAAAAGCAAAGAAAAAGGTCAAAGACATAGCTAAAGACCTTATTAACTTATATGCTAAACGCAAAGCCTCGCATGGCTACGCTTTTAAGAAGGATACGTTCTTACAGGCCGAACTTGAATCTTCATTTATTTATGAAGACACCCCCGATCAGGCAAAAGCTACGGAAGATGTAAAGTCTGATATGTTACAGCCATACCCTATGGATCGTTTGGTGTGCGGAGATGTAGGTTTTGGTAAAACAGAAGTAGCCATACGAGCAGCTTTCAAAGCTATAAATGATGGTAAACAGGTAGCAGTACTGGTACCCACTACTATTTTGGCGATGCAGCACTACCAGACTTTTAAAGACAGATTATCAAACTTTCCTGTAACTGTAGATTATATCAACCGATTTAAGTCCGCTAAAAATATTAAAGACATACTTAAAAATACTGCGGAAGGTAAAGTAGATATTTTAATAGGTACGCATCGTATAGTAAACAAAGATGTAGTCTTTAAAGATTTGGGTTTAATGATTATTGATGAGGAACAGAAGTTTGGGGTAAAGGTAAAAGAACGCTTGAAAGAACTACGCGTTAATGTAGATGCTCTTACACTTACAGCTACTCCAATACCTCGTACCCTTCATTTCTCTTTAATGGGAGCGCGTGACCTTAGTATAATATCTACCCCACCACCTAATCGGCGACCAGTTACAACTGAGATTCATACGTTTAGCGAAGAACTTATTAGAGATGCTGTAAGCTATGAGTTGCGTAGAGGTGGGCAGGTGTTCTTTGTTCACAACAGAGTACAAAACATTGAAGAAGTCGCCAATATCATTCTTCGTCTTGTGCCAGACTCTCGTGTTGGTGTCGCCCACGGACAAATGGACGGCTCCAAGCTCGAGAAAACTATGCTCCGCTTTATTGATGGTGAGTTTGACGTATTAGTCTGCACCAATATTATTGAGTCAGGCCTGGATATCTCCAATGCCAATACCATCCTGATTAATAATGCGCATATGTTTGGCCTCTCCGATCTTCACCAGATGCGGGGTAGGGTAGGGCGCTCTAATCGGAAGGCATTTTGCTACCTCTTAGCACCACCTACAATAGGCCTTACTGCAGATGCCCGTAAGCGCTTAAGCACTTTAGAAGAATTTTCCGAACTGGGCGATGGATTTAAAGTGGCTATGCGAGACTTAGATATTCGCGGAGCAGGAAATCTACTGGGAGCAGAACAGAGTGGTTTTATCTCAGACTTAGGGTTTGATATGTATCACAAAATTCTGGACGAAACCGTGCAGGAGTTAAAAGAGACTGAGTTTAAAGACTTGTTTACTAAAGAATTAAGTGAACAAGTTAAACCTTTGGTACAGGACTGCACTATTGAAACAGATTTAGAAATTTTAATTCCTGAAGAGTACGTTAATAGTACTACAGAAAGACTGAGTCTATATTCAAAACTAGACAATCTTAAAAATGAAGATGAGTTAAAAGCTTTTCAATTAATGCTGGAAGACCGGTTTGGTCCTATACCTGAGCCTGTGCAGGAACTAATTTCTACAGTACGCCTTCGGTGGAAAGCAGAAAAGCTTGGGTTTGAAAAGCTTATGCTAAAAAATGCTACGGTCAAGTGTTACTTTGCTACTTCTGACAATCAGGAATACTTTAATTCTGAAACTTTTGGCAAAATCTTACAATTTGTACAACAACATAGCAAAAGCTGTAGGCTGAAAGAAACTAAAAAAAGACTTATTTTAGTTGTTCAAAATATTGAAAATACTTATAAAGCAATTGAACTACTAGATGCCATGCTCTAA
- the xth gene encoding exodeoxyribonuclease III, producing the protein MRIVSYNVNGIRAAVLKGLIEWIQNDNADIICLQEIKAHTSQINIAEFESLGYHTYWMPAEKKGYSGVAILSKIKPNHVEYGCGIDLYDQEGRVIRADYESFSVMSVYMPSGSSGDIRQDFKMQWLGDFESYISNLKKTHQNLVISGDYNICHKPIDIHDPVRNKKSSGFLPEEREWVTNFLESGFIDTFRYFDESPHQYSWWSYRARARDKNLGWRIDYHMASQNLEHKLAGAAILNEVKHSDHCPIVLELKDV; encoded by the coding sequence ATGCGAATAGTCTCCTACAACGTTAACGGTATAAGAGCGGCAGTTTTAAAAGGACTGATAGAATGGATTCAAAATGATAATGCTGACATCATTTGTTTACAAGAAATAAAAGCACATACCTCACAGATTAATATTGCTGAATTTGAGTCTCTCGGCTACCATACCTACTGGATGCCTGCAGAAAAGAAAGGCTACAGTGGTGTAGCTATTTTGAGCAAAATTAAACCTAATCATGTTGAGTATGGCTGCGGCATAGACTTGTATGATCAAGAAGGTAGAGTTATCAGAGCGGACTATGAAAGTTTTTCTGTTATGAGTGTATACATGCCTTCAGGGTCAAGTGGTGATATCCGACAGGATTTTAAAATGCAATGGTTGGGTGATTTTGAGAGCTACATAAGCAACTTAAAAAAGACTCATCAAAATTTAGTCATTAGCGGCGATTATAATATATGCCATAAGCCCATAGACATACATGACCCTGTACGCAACAAAAAATCTTCGGGTTTTTTACCAGAAGAAAGAGAATGGGTAACTAATTTTTTAGAAAGCGGTTTTATAGATACATTCAGATACTTTGACGAATCTCCGCATCAGTACTCATGGTGGAGTTATCGAGCACGCGCAAGGGACAAAAATTTAGGTTGGCGAATCGATTATCATATGGCTAGCCAAAATCTTGAACATAAGCTGGCTGGTGCAGCTATTTTAAATGAAGTAAAGCATTCTGACCATTGCCCTATCGTGCTAGAACTTAAAGACGTATAA
- a CDS encoding RibD family protein — MPNKIDFLYRSLQLATYGIGKVSPVQMHGWVLINSHARIVSEGWAPEKPVDLLLAHSFEGDEYTLYISSFSKSVADLFSLQKIPNIQSLYCCSRISEANKNIVPDAVACYEQQLAEQENSINRRYNCISNRLRPYIILKWAQTSDGFVARKNFDSKWISNSLSRKWVHKWRTEEDAILVATNTAHYDNPQLNVRSWTGKNPIRIVIDKHLRLSLTLKLFDNSQPTFCYNTKIDKQDGLITWIKLPERNKADFFSELLADLGQRQIQSVIIEGGSQLLHFLVEQELWDEARVFVAPTYFGDGIAAPHIKRSFLSHQQQIGSDSLYYYFNTKS; from the coding sequence ATGCCCAACAAAATTGACTTTTTATATCGTAGTCTGCAACTAGCCACTTACGGAATAGGTAAAGTTTCACCTGTGCAAATGCATGGCTGGGTGCTTATAAATAGCCATGCGCGTATAGTTTCAGAAGGATGGGCGCCTGAAAAACCTGTAGATCTTTTGCTGGCACATAGTTTTGAGGGTGATGAATACACACTTTATATATCCTCTTTTTCTAAATCGGTAGCAGACCTTTTTTCACTTCAAAAAATACCAAATATTCAGTCACTATATTGTTGTTCACGTATTTCTGAAGCAAACAAAAATATAGTGCCTGATGCTGTTGCTTGCTACGAACAGCAATTAGCAGAACAGGAGAACTCTATAAACCGCCGATACAATTGTATCTCTAATCGTTTACGCCCCTACATCATTTTAAAATGGGCACAAACTTCTGATGGTTTTGTAGCCAGAAAAAACTTTGACTCTAAATGGATCAGTAATTCACTGTCCAGAAAGTGGGTACATAAATGGAGAACAGAAGAAGATGCCATACTGGTAGCAACGAATACAGCTCATTATGATAATCCGCAGCTTAATGTTAGAAGCTGGACAGGAAAAAATCCAATACGAATTGTCATTGACAAACATCTACGTTTATCTCTAACTCTTAAGCTTTTTGATAATTCTCAGCCAACTTTTTGTTACAATACCAAGATTGATAAACAAGATGGACTGATTACCTGGATTAAATTACCTGAACGCAATAAAGCTGATTTTTTTTCCGAACTTCTGGCAGATTTAGGTCAAAGACAAATTCAGTCTGTAATAATAGAAGGAGGTTCGCAATTACTCCATTTTTTGGTAGAGCAAGAACTATGGGATGAGGCACGAGTGTTTGTTGCCCCAACCTACTTTGGTGATGGTATAGCTGCTCCCCATATAAAGCGAAGCTTTCTCTCTCACCAGCAGCAGATTGGCTCCGACTCTCTCTACTATTACTTTAATACTAAAAGCTAA
- the gldJ gene encoding gliding motility lipoprotein GldJ — MKKTWNLVKSASLMCCGVAIMSACSKTHPTSVNPGQSSSATGIEYNVEGNFTLDEYRGQPEAPNMVYIEGGRFVMGSFEEDLMGTRDNLERTVTVASFYMDQTEIANIHWLEYLFDIKQDSTTEFYNSALPDTTVWRRDLAYNDPYVDHYLRYPGFRYFPVVGVSWRQANDYCKWRTAVVNEKLIEESGTDISVPEGGRVPLETGVVLPDFRLPTEAEWEYAAKALIGTQYLDENHTNQRIYPWDGHSTRNPYGKEMGYFLANFKRGRGDYAGIAGKLNDGAMITDYIYEYPPNDFGLYNMAGNVNEWVIDVYRPLSFQDFSDLNPIRRDGTLDPEERYDNQKHPSYAGDYNSLITNELRVYKGGSWADVAYWLSPGTRRYIEQDSATATIGFRCAMIRAGTNY, encoded by the coding sequence ATGAAGAAAACTTGGAATCTGGTCAAGAGTGCATCTCTTATGTGCTGTGGCGTTGCTATCATGTCAGCCTGCAGCAAGACCCACCCAACCAGCGTCAACCCCGGGCAATCCAGTTCCGCTACCGGAATTGAGTACAATGTTGAGGGAAATTTTACTCTAGATGAATATCGCGGTCAACCTGAAGCTCCTAATATGGTGTACATAGAAGGGGGTAGGTTTGTAATGGGATCTTTTGAAGAAGATTTAATGGGTACACGCGACAATCTGGAAAGAACTGTAACTGTAGCTTCTTTCTATATGGATCAAACAGAAATTGCTAACATTCACTGGTTAGAATATCTATTTGATATTAAACAAGATTCTACTACTGAATTTTATAACTCTGCTCTTCCTGATACAACTGTATGGAGAAGAGACCTTGCATATAATGACCCTTATGTAGATCATTATTTAAGATACCCTGGTTTTCGTTATTTCCCTGTAGTAGGAGTAAGTTGGAGACAAGCTAATGATTACTGCAAGTGGAGAACTGCTGTAGTAAACGAAAAGTTGATTGAAGAGTCTGGAACTGATATAAGCGTACCTGAAGGTGGTCGTGTTCCTTTGGAAACTGGTGTAGTCCTTCCTGATTTCCGTCTGCCTACAGAAGCGGAATGGGAATATGCTGCTAAAGCCCTTATTGGCACCCAGTACCTTGACGAGAACCATACAAACCAACGTATTTACCCTTGGGATGGTCATTCTACCCGTAACCCTTACGGCAAAGAAATGGGTTATTTCCTTGCTAACTTTAAAAGAGGTCGTGGTGACTATGCCGGTATTGCTGGTAAATTGAATGACGGAGCCATGATTACTGACTACATTTATGAGTATCCGCCCAACGATTTTGGTCTTTATAATATGGCAGGTAATGTAAACGAGTGGGTAATTGACGTTTATCGTCCTCTCTCTTTTCAGGATTTCAGTGACTTGAACCCTATTCGTAGAGATGGCACTCTTGATCCTGAAGAGCGTTATGATAACCAAAAGCATCCTAGTTATGCTGGAGATTATAACTCTCTTATTACTAATGAACTCAGAGTATATAAAGGTGGGTCATGGGCAGATGTAGCTTACTGGTTATCTCCAGGTACTCGTCGTTATATTGAACAGGACTCTGCAACAGCAACTATTGGTTTCCGCTGTGCTATGATTAGAGCTGGTACTAACTACTAA
- the cysC gene encoding adenylyl-sulfate kinase — translation MNHIYPIFDTILQQQDKEALLQQKGKVIWMVGLSGSGKSTLARAAENTLHQEKKLTMLLDGDNLRTGVNNNLGFSEEERRENIRRAAEVAKLFANCGVVTICSLISPTESIRQMAKEIIGNDAYFEVYIDCPLEVCEQRDVKGLYAKARKGEIKEFTGISSPFEEPQHPDLRLKTGEKSIKECHQLLVDKILEITSLSV, via the coding sequence TTGAATCATATTTATCCAATTTTTGATACTATCCTGCAGCAGCAAGACAAGGAAGCATTACTTCAGCAAAAAGGAAAAGTAATCTGGATGGTAGGGCTTTCCGGTTCAGGAAAAAGTACCCTGGCAAGAGCCGCTGAAAACACGCTGCATCAGGAAAAAAAACTAACTATGCTGCTGGATGGAGACAACCTTCGTACAGGAGTAAATAATAACTTGGGATTTAGTGAAGAAGAGAGAAGGGAAAATATTCGTAGAGCTGCTGAAGTAGCCAAGCTCTTTGCCAACTGCGGAGTTGTAACAATCTGCTCTCTCATAAGCCCGACAGAAAGTATCAGACAAATGGCCAAAGAAATTATTGGTAATGATGCTTATTTTGAGGTATATATAGATTGCCCTTTAGAAGTGTGTGAGCAGCGAGATGTAAAAGGGCTCTATGCCAAAGCCAGAAAAGGCGAAATAAAAGAGTTTACAGGTATCAGCTCCCCGTTTGAAGAACCCCAACATCCGGACCTTCGTCTTAAAACAGGAGAAAAAAGTATAAAGGAGTGCCATCAGTTGTTAGTAGACAAAATTTTAGAGATCACATCCTTATCAGTTTAA
- a CDS encoding ComF family protein has translation MLNDFISLLFPHCCVVSKQPLARGEKWISTSYAASLPKFELHNKNEKLERKFSGLVHVRHVLAYYKFSRHSGVQKILHQIKYKNTPELGELCGKWFAHSLMAAGYTNTFDIVLPIPLHKAKLRKRGYNQAYHIAKGMAEVLNIACDQKSLYRKVNTTTQTKKGRMERFDNTVNIYAITKKAPLKGKRVLVVDDVITTGATMIQCVELLRRSGCTDISVAALAAVE, from the coding sequence ATGCTTAATGATTTTATTTCCCTTCTATTTCCGCATTGCTGTGTAGTAAGCAAGCAACCATTAGCAAGAGGTGAAAAGTGGATATCTACTTCTTATGCTGCTAGTCTTCCCAAATTTGAACTGCATAATAAAAACGAAAAGCTTGAGAGAAAATTTTCTGGATTAGTACATGTAAGGCATGTGCTGGCATATTATAAATTTAGTCGGCATAGCGGAGTACAGAAAATTTTGCATCAAATCAAATATAAAAACACTCCCGAGTTAGGTGAGCTTTGTGGGAAATGGTTTGCTCACTCACTTATGGCCGCAGGCTATACAAATACTTTTGATATAGTTCTACCCATTCCACTACACAAAGCTAAGTTGAGAAAAAGAGGATATAACCAGGCGTATCATATTGCTAAGGGAATGGCAGAAGTACTAAACATCGCATGCGATCAAAAGTCGCTTTATAGAAAAGTAAACACCACAACTCAAACCAAAAAGGGAAGAATGGAGAGGTTTGACAATACAGTAAACATTTATGCCATTACAAAAAAAGCACCTTTAAAAGGTAAAAGAGTATTAGTGGTAGACGATGTAATTACTACCGGGGCTACTATGATACAATGTGTAGAGTTGTTACGTCGCTCAGGATGTACCGATATTAGTGTAGCGGCTTTGGCAGCCGTAGAATAA
- the cysD gene encoding sulfate adenylyltransferase subunit CysD yields the protein MKSYRLSHLKQLEAEAIFIMREVASQFEKPVLLFSGGKDSICMVRLAQKAFWPAKLPFPLMHIDTGHNFPETIEFRDRLVEEIGAQLIVKKVQDSIDKGRVVEEKGPNASRNALQTVTLLDGIEEHQFDAAFGGARRDEEKARAKERFFSHRDEFGQWNPRNQRPELWNIFNGKKNVGEHFRVFPLSNWTEMDVWQYIAAEKMDIPEIYFSHDREVVERNGVILAKSEFISLQKEEKYETRRIRFRTVGDMTCTGAVESDAGDLQSIIQEVAAAKVTERGGRADDKRSEAAMEDRKKLGYF from the coding sequence ATGAAATCTTATCGCTTATCGCACCTTAAGCAGCTAGAAGCAGAAGCCATTTTTATCATGCGTGAAGTAGCCTCTCAATTTGAAAAACCCGTACTGCTTTTTTCAGGAGGTAAAGATTCTATCTGCATGGTAAGACTGGCCCAAAAAGCATTCTGGCCTGCCAAGTTGCCTTTTCCGCTTATGCATATAGATACTGGACACAACTTTCCTGAAACTATAGAGTTTCGCGACAGGCTTGTTGAGGAGATTGGTGCACAGCTAATTGTAAAAAAAGTTCAGGACTCTATTGATAAGGGAAGAGTAGTAGAAGAAAAAGGTCCAAATGCAAGTAGAAATGCTCTACAGACAGTAACCTTGCTTGATGGTATAGAAGAGCATCAGTTTGACGCTGCGTTTGGTGGAGCCCGTAGAGATGAGGAAAAGGCAAGAGCAAAAGAAAGATTCTTTTCTCATCGTGATGAGTTTGGTCAGTGGAACCCTCGTAACCAGCGCCCTGAGCTTTGGAATATTTTCAATGGCAAAAAAAATGTAGGCGAACACTTTAGAGTATTTCCATTAAGCAACTGGACAGAGATGGATGTATGGCAATATATTGCAGCAGAAAAAATGGATATTCCTGAGATATATTTCTCTCATGACCGTGAGGTAGTAGAGCGCAATGGTGTAATTCTGGCTAAATCAGAATTTATCAGTTTGCAGAAAGAAGAAAAGTACGAAACAAGACGTATCCGCTTTAGAACAGTTGGTGATATGACCTGTACAGGTGCTGTAGAATCTGATGCAGGCGATCTGCAATCCATAATTCAGGAAGTAGCTGCTGCCAAGGTCACCGAAAGAGGAGGTAGAGCTGATGATAAACGCTCCGAAGCAGCCATGGAAGACCGTAAAAAACTAGGCTACTTCTAG
- the prmC gene encoding peptide chain release factor N(5)-glutamine methyltransferase, translating to MKEKVYSARAWYQTTVEQISQSLSATYAIEEVRYMTLMLMEHYLQLKRNDILLDRQFQLDANKENQLRVAIARICKEEPIQYVIGETFFYGRSFFVSPAVLIPRRETEELVDIIVKSNTKEGLKVLDIGTGSGCIAVTLNQEMNSPYVEALDASQEALAVAKANAGRYNADIQWYLEDILAPNEKLQAYDLVVSNPPYVKESEKQQMQNNVLKYEPYQALFVEDHDPLLFYRQIANLCKEGMLKNGGRLYFEINEAHSKELVEMLKSIGFREIEEIKDLQQKDRFVCAMFTF from the coding sequence ATGAAAGAAAAGGTGTACAGTGCTCGCGCATGGTATCAAACTACGGTTGAGCAAATTTCTCAAAGCTTATCAGCTACCTACGCGATTGAAGAGGTGCGCTACATGACACTTATGCTTATGGAGCACTACCTGCAACTAAAACGTAATGATATATTGCTGGACCGTCAGTTTCAGCTAGATGCTAATAAAGAAAATCAGCTTAGAGTTGCTATTGCACGAATTTGTAAGGAAGAACCTATACAATATGTAATAGGGGAAACGTTTTTTTACGGTCGTTCGTTTTTTGTATCACCTGCTGTGTTAATTCCCAGGCGAGAAACAGAAGAGCTGGTTGATATTATTGTTAAAAGCAATACAAAAGAAGGTTTAAAAGTGCTGGATATTGGAACCGGAAGTGGATGCATCGCCGTAACGCTTAACCAGGAAATGAATAGCCCTTATGTAGAAGCCTTAGATGCCAGCCAGGAGGCATTAGCAGTGGCTAAAGCTAATGCAGGTCGCTATAATGCTGATATTCAGTGGTACTTGGAGGATATTCTAGCTCCAAATGAAAAATTACAGGCTTATGACCTGGTCGTTAGTAACCCTCCCTATGTAAAGGAGAGCGAAAAGCAGCAGATGCAGAACAATGTGCTTAAATATGAGCCCTATCAGGCGTTGTTCGTAGAAGACCATGACCCTCTCCTATTTTACCGGCAGATAGCCAACCTTTGTAAAGAGGGTATGCTTAAGAATGGAGGACGTTTGTATTTTGAGATTAATGAAGCCCATAGCAAAGAGCTTGTAGAAATGCTGAAATCCATAGGCTTTAGAGAAATAGAAGAAATAAAAGATTTACAACAAAAGGACCGATTTGTTTGTGCAATGTTTACTTTTTAA